The genomic window ACCGCCGACCGGACGGCCGCCATGCTTCTCGCGGCCGCGCGACACGACATCCGGGTGCACCTGGTGGAAGGTGACTACAGCGCGTCCGCCGGGATCCGCGGGGTGCGGGAACTTCTCGCCGTCACCCCGCCGCCCACGGCCGTCGTCTTCGACAACGACGTGATGGCCGTCGCCGCCTCCAACTCCGGCATCGACGTCCCCGGCCAGGTCAGCCTGCTCGTTCACGACGACTCGCCGCTCTGTGAACTCGCCGTGCCGCCGCTCTCCGCCCTCAGCATCGACGTGCACGAACACGGGCGGGTCCTCGGCCGTGTCGTCCTGGCCGCCCTCGACGGTGCCGCGCCTGCCGAGTACCCGGGCCCACCGGTCCGGGTCCTGCGCCGGGCCAGCATAGAGTCGGTTCGGTGAGCTTCGACGTCACCGCCTTCCGCACCCACTTCCCGTCTCTCGACTCCGGCCTGGCCTTCTTCGACGGGCCCGGCGGCACCCAGACCCCGCGCCCGGTCGCCGAGGCGATCGTCGCGACGATGACCGGGCCGCTCTCCAACCGGGGCGCGGTCAGCATCTCCGAACGCAACGCCGACCGGGCCGTCACCGACTTCCGGTCCGCCTACGCCGACCTGCTGGGCGTGCCCGCGAACGGCATCGTGCACGGGCGCAGCGCCACCCAGCTCACCTACGACTTCTCCCGGCACCTGGCCAAGACCTGGCAGCCCGGCGACGAGATCGTGGTCAGCCGCCTCGACCACGACAGTAACGTCCGCCCGTGGATCCAGGCGGCCGCCGCCACCGGGGTCACGGTCCGCTGGATCGAGATCGACCCCGCTACCACCGAACTCGACCTCTCCCTGGAACTCTCGCCCCGCACCCGGCTGGTGGCGGTTACCGCGGCCTCCAACGTGCTCGGCACCGTCACCCCGCTCCGGAAGATCGCCGACATGGCCCACGCGGTCGGCGCCCTGCTTTACGTGGACGGGGTGCACTACGCCGCTCACCGGTTCGTGGACGTGCCCGCGCTCGGCGCCGACCTGTTCGTGTGCTCGCCGTACAAGTTCCTCGGCCCGCACTGTGGTGTCCTCGCCGCCGACCCGGCGCTGCTGGAGACGCTGCGGCCGGACAAACTGATCCCGTCGGCGGACACCGTGCCCGAGCGTTTCGAGTTCGGCACCCTGCCGTACGAGCAACTGGCCGGCGCCACCGCGGCGGTCGACTTCCTCGCTTCGGGTTACTCGGGCACGCGCCGGGAGCGCCTGGTCCAGTCCTTTCAAGCACTGCACGCGCACGAGGGCATGCTGCGGGCCCGCATCGAGAACGGCCTGGACGGCATCACCCTCCACTCGAAGGCCGCCGACCGGACGCCCACGCTGCTGATGAGTTTCGAAGGTCAGGACGCCCGCGACGCTCAGCTCTTCCTGGCCGCCCGGGACGTCCTGGCGCCGGCCGGGTCCTTCTACGCCCACGAGCCGTTCGAAGCCCTCAAACTGCCGAATCCCGCGCTGCGGGTGGGACTGGCCGCTTACAACACGGTGGACGAGGTGGACCGGCTTCTCCACGGGCTGGCCGCCTTCCGATCAGCCGCCTGAGCGGCGTTTCTT from Actinoplanes derwentensis includes these protein-coding regions:
- a CDS encoding cysteine desulfurase-like protein — protein: MSFDVTAFRTHFPSLDSGLAFFDGPGGTQTPRPVAEAIVATMTGPLSNRGAVSISERNADRAVTDFRSAYADLLGVPANGIVHGRSATQLTYDFSRHLAKTWQPGDEIVVSRLDHDSNVRPWIQAAAATGVTVRWIEIDPATTELDLSLELSPRTRLVAVTAASNVLGTVTPLRKIADMAHAVGALLYVDGVHYAAHRFVDVPALGADLFVCSPYKFLGPHCGVLAADPALLETLRPDKLIPSADTVPERFEFGTLPYEQLAGATAAVDFLASGYSGTRRERLVQSFQALHAHEGMLRARIENGLDGITLHSKAADRTPTLLMSFEGQDARDAQLFLAARDVLAPAGSFYAHEPFEALKLPNPALRVGLAAYNTVDEVDRLLHGLAAFRSAA
- a CDS encoding LacI family DNA-binding transcriptional regulator, with amino-acid sequence MLIGLVLTGSTARVGVEPFFMELIAGMEDALAPRGLTVLLLVVPSVEAELDTYRRWAGDHTVRAVVVVNLVHDDPRPEFLAALGLPAVLAGRTDHPGFARVVTDDAGALTVAVDLLAELGHRVIGRVTGPADLVHTADRTAAMLLAAARHDIRVHLVEGDYSASAGIRGVRELLAVTPPPTAVVFDNDVMAVAASNSGIDVPGQVSLLVHDDSPLCELAVPPLSALSIDVHEHGRVLGRVVLAALDGAAPAEYPGPPVRVLRRASIESVR